A window of Hallerella porci contains these coding sequences:
- a CDS encoding GGDEF domain-containing protein, whose protein sequence is MEKLILFAADFEVDQTLESILTENFEYCPCCIHANLDISKILAEKNPNVIFVTSSAALENEFQLLKSLQKEKSASSSLVMLVTPATPISEELETLKFGVQDFIVAPYCRELILNRVKQYRMRDSLHLHTDELTGLYHQNYLREVLKNLSPYDFPLGIIFADCNSLKQMNESFGRDFGDEYIRLVGVLFKMILPSNSKIFRVDGDEFLALIPNADEISLQQFIRQLNAKSKLLQIRGKRVSLAFGFASIPKKEENFRPYFEQAEMQMYTDKKEKKILDS, encoded by the coding sequence GAGTATTGTCCATGCTGCATTCATGCGAATTTGGATATTTCAAAAATTCTCGCCGAGAAAAATCCGAATGTGATTTTTGTAACGTCTTCGGCTGCACTCGAAAATGAATTTCAGCTTTTAAAAAGTTTGCAAAAAGAAAAATCGGCATCGTCGAGTTTGGTAATGCTTGTAACGCCTGCGACGCCGATTTCAGAAGAATTGGAAACATTAAAATTTGGTGTGCAAGATTTTATCGTTGCGCCGTATTGCCGCGAATTGATTTTAAATCGAGTGAAGCAATATCGGATGCGCGATTCTTTGCATTTACATACCGATGAACTCACGGGACTTTATCATCAAAATTATTTACGCGAAGTTTTGAAAAATTTAAGCCCATACGATTTTCCGCTCGGCATTATTTTTGCGGATTGCAATTCTTTAAAACAAATGAACGAATCGTTCGGACGTGATTTTGGCGATGAATATATTCGTTTAGTCGGCGTTCTTTTTAAAATGATTTTACCGAGCAATTCAAAAATTTTCCGCGTAGATGGCGATGAATTTTTAGCGCTCATTCCGAATGCCGATGAAATTTCTTTGCAGCAATTTATACGTCAATTAAATGCAAAATCGAAATTGTTACAAATTCGCGGAAAGCGGGTGAGTCTCGCTTTTGGCTTTGCAAGTATTCCGAAAAAAGAGGAAAATTTTCGGCCGTATTTTGAACAAGCCGAAATGCAAATGTACACCGATAAAAAAGAGAAGAAAATTCTCGATTCTTAA
- a CDS encoding S1 family peptidase: MGLYDDEKEDYTKSFTDIDSAGTGSINISIEDSSLLIKIKDLEYSMIVDAFDEDKNRDDENVIIFTLHDADNARYFLICAPRYINFAKFEEWKINLGGVKILNSTKPAKDEKSTAQGSAVAIAPDILITNSHVIKDLSSVAIYLNGKYIPTDGFSKIAELSNDVLDLAILKVNGVTLNSCPISNEQPKLGSEILVYGYPQIELQGMELKVTKGIVSGKNGLLGDKSTFQMDAAIQPGNSGGPIVYNGKILGLATLMLINSQNVNVGIKATKIRNFLEFYEVTPKATTNDFEKCTYLLIGEK, from the coding sequence ATGGGATTGTATGACGATGAAAAAGAGGATTATACCAAATCTTTTACCGATATTGATTCTGCGGGAACGGGAAGTATAAATATTTCCATCGAAGACTCATCCCTATTGATTAAAATCAAAGATTTGGAATATTCAATGATTGTAGATGCTTTTGATGAAGATAAAAATAGAGATGATGAAAACGTGATTATCTTTACTTTGCACGATGCAGACAATGCCCGCTATTTTTTAATTTGTGCACCGCGCTATATCAATTTTGCAAAATTTGAAGAATGGAAAATAAATCTAGGTGGAGTTAAAATTCTAAACTCAACTAAACCCGCAAAAGATGAAAAATCAACTGCCCAAGGTTCCGCAGTAGCGATTGCTCCCGATATTTTAATCACCAATTCGCATGTGATTAAGGATCTTTCCTCAGTGGCTATTTATTTAAATGGCAAGTATATTCCCACAGATGGATTTTCAAAAATTGCAGAACTTTCTAACGATGTGCTCGACTTAGCGATTTTAAAAGTAAACGGAGTCACATTAAATTCTTGTCCTATTTCCAATGAACAACCCAAACTGGGAAGTGAAATTCTTGTTTACGGTTATCCGCAAATCGAATTACAAGGCATGGAATTAAAAGTCACCAAAGGAATTGTTTCGGGGAAAAATGGACTTCTTGGCGATAAATCCACTTTTCAAATGGATGCTGCGATTCAGCCCGGAAATTCGGGCGGTCCCATTGTTTATAACGGGAAAATTTTAGGACTTGCCACTTTAATGCTCATCAATTCCCAAAATGTCAATGTCGGAATTAAAGCGACAAAAATTCGGAATTTTTTAGAATTTTATGAAGTGACTCCGAAAGCGACCACAAATGACTTTGAAAAGTGCACCTATTTGTTAATCGGCGAAAAATAA
- the mtgA gene encoding monofunctional biosynthetic peptidoglycan transglycosylase, translating to MNYKQIKESLEQRWNALPEKFRKILGIIFCIFKWIYRILNRIFRLALLTLTLYAIAFTLVVSLLLYKAFVYCYAIYDNVKVLEYENPEMSNYMEALVDSNPKVQIKHRFVPLDSISPYLQKAVIASEDAGFYYHPGFDVRAIAEALDANRYYGKTKFGGSTITQQLAKNLFLSGERSWERKFKELAYALLMEKILGKNRILELYLNYAQWGPTIFGCEAASQEYFKKSAFKLNLDQSINMAAVLASPGKHNPNGRYSRFMASRRTVIYQNMFPRRDSLKVDSLKALNAPPDSSKTE from the coding sequence GTGAATTACAAACAAATCAAAGAATCTTTAGAACAGCGTTGGAATGCGCTCCCCGAAAAATTCCGCAAAATTCTCGGGATTATTTTTTGCATTTTCAAATGGATTTATCGCATATTAAATCGCATTTTCCGTCTGGCGCTTTTGACGTTAACCCTTTACGCGATTGCATTTACTCTCGTCGTTTCTCTTTTGCTTTATAAAGCTTTCGTTTACTGCTACGCCATTTACGATAACGTCAAAGTTTTGGAATATGAAAATCCCGAGATGAGCAATTATATGGAAGCGCTCGTCGATTCCAATCCGAAAGTGCAAATCAAGCATCGCTTTGTGCCGCTCGATAGCATTAGCCCGTATTTGCAAAAAGCGGTAATCGCAAGCGAAGACGCGGGATTTTATTATCATCCCGGATTTGATGTGCGCGCAATCGCCGAAGCTTTAGATGCAAACCGTTACTACGGAAAAACGAAATTCGGCGGAAGCACGATTACGCAGCAACTGGCGAAAAATTTATTCCTTTCGGGAGAACGTTCGTGGGAACGCAAATTCAAAGAACTCGCCTACGCTCTTCTCATGGAAAAAATTCTCGGCAAAAACCGCATCTTAGAATTGTATTTGAATTATGCGCAATGGGGACCGACGATTTTTGGTTGCGAAGCTGCCAGTCAAGAATATTTTAAGAAAAGCGCTTTCAAATTGAATTTAGATCAATCCATCAATATGGCTGCGGTTCTTGCAAGTCCCGGAAAACACAATCCGAATGGGCGTTACAGCCGCTTCATGGCGAGTCGTCGCACGGTCATTTATCAAAATATGTTCCCGCGCCGCGACAGTTTAAAAGTCGATAGTTTAAAAGCGTTAAACGCTCCGCCAGATTCTAGCAAAACAGAATAA
- a CDS encoding toprim domain-containing protein, which yields MNYSRDDIEALKASLSITQVAERLGHHVVRGKFRCPYAMRHAHGDRTPSVSLSESKGLFNCWVCQDVRGDAIRLVEISRNLDFRGAVDWLQAEFFPETIPAPGTSETHLVPNFAAAAPPIKVVKVEPKPEIDPILRAKIILNFFEKLSPIEGSPAASWLVKRRIFKKTWESMRLRYITDYDKVNRELLQNFGIEALQKAGLFNENGNLRYYKHRLLFPYLDKKIIPLYFQARAIDNETQPKELNLRGTIPFPFNLKILDGNIGWVYLCEGCVDTLTMIDRGFPAVGIPGVKSFKTEWANLFKNKRVILCLDQDDAGRAGTESLLEVFKNAGIDAAPLGAGISVERFQLSEGQDMNSWFGGKR from the coding sequence ATGAATTATTCCCGCGACGATATTGAAGCGTTAAAGGCTTCGCTCTCGATTACTCAAGTAGCAGAACGCTTGGGGCATCATGTCGTCCGCGGAAAATTTCGCTGCCCTTATGCGATGCGCCACGCACACGGCGACCGCACACCGAGCGTTTCTCTTTCGGAATCCAAAGGTCTTTTTAATTGTTGGGTTTGTCAAGATGTCCGCGGCGATGCGATTCGCCTGGTAGAAATTTCTCGGAATTTAGATTTCCGCGGAGCAGTCGATTGGTTGCAAGCGGAATTTTTTCCCGAGACAATTCCTGCGCCCGGGACTTCGGAAACACATCTCGTGCCGAATTTTGCCGCGGCAGCTCCGCCAATTAAAGTGGTAAAAGTAGAACCCAAGCCCGAAATCGATCCGATTTTACGCGCAAAAATTATTCTGAATTTTTTTGAAAAACTTTCGCCGATTGAAGGCTCGCCCGCTGCGTCTTGGCTTGTCAAACGCCGCATTTTTAAGAAAACTTGGGAATCGATGCGGCTGCGTTACATTACCGATTACGATAAAGTCAACCGAGAATTGCTGCAAAATTTTGGAATTGAAGCTTTGCAAAAAGCGGGACTTTTCAACGAGAACGGCAATTTGCGCTATTACAAACACCGTTTACTTTTTCCGTATTTAGATAAAAAAATCATTCCGCTTTATTTTCAAGCGCGTGCAATTGACAACGAAACGCAACCGAAAGAATTGAATTTGCGCGGCACAATTCCGTTTCCTTTTAATCTGAAAATTTTAGACGGAAATATCGGTTGGGTTTATTTGTGCGAAGGCTGCGTCGATACGCTCACCATGATCGACCGCGGATTTCCAGCGGTGGGAATTCCGGGCGTCAAATCCTTCAAAACGGAATGGGCAAATCTTTTTAAAAATAAACGCGTCATTCTTTGCTTGGATCAAGATGACGCGGGGCGCGCGGGCACAGAATCTCTTCTCGAAGTTTTTAAAAATGCAGGAATCGATGCGGCTCCTCTCGGCGCTGGAATTAGCGTTGAAAGATTTCAACTTTCCGAAGGACAAGATATGAATTCTTGGTTCGGCGGCAAACGTTAA
- a CDS encoding FtsK/SpoIIIE family DNA translocase: MAKKTKKKGTEFDTKKIGRVLGCFALGFGVLLLIALISFIGSEKNWLGPIFGKMIPETFVYIFGNLSATIVSVALICWGIWLLLAGEFPRFLKACCGFSALCILCPATLALVSAAAGNLNLKANTLYASGGRLGYFWVKVLIQPVFGSTNFLFPFVILGIIFFAVAVSLFGLKLSHFSCVKIPFTFIAGWWANRPKKELEPETEKPENPKPKKPSKKDDSDAVKKLLEKERAEAISKDWNSDYTIYSGQAKPFRGNAGAFDGTLPVENQPVVKEASSFTVTSTEKAAKTQNISSDYPNVAEREIEEKERYLRENEKNLGALEVRALRDEIAHLRQVQQMNNWENNRQQRPSIKGIIERDDEKNSPENSNFNLDNAKEKSKKDESIFNLEEALKKSKENNSLKTEIVSENEPAELTESKVNVEEKTVAPETQYDEYVIPKVDEILEAPPEQKPDYTAQELDEISHQLEEQLENFKVKGKVLGISTGPMITRFEVEPGPGVKVGRFSSLHEDLALALKAKSIRILAPIPGKSLVGVEVPNRKLQTVFCRDIFESPLFKPQPDKLIIALGKDITGNPYTMDLCRAPHVLIAGQTGSGKSVCINTLMASLLFSKTPDELRMILVDPKVVELKLYEDIPHLLAPVVTQPDVAVSALKWACVEMDRRYEELAKWKVRNLVGYNQKRREQQEVIRKIQEMKAAYESAKKLADKVEEENRTAKETALANGTPALELQPIPPVPSLSEIPPMPETIMENLPYIVVVIDELADLMMVAGKEVEKYIARIAQKARAVGIHLVIATQRPSVNVITGLIKANLPARISFKVASQIDSRTVLDQAGAEKLLGRGDMLYRSGDDPEPTRVHGGFLTDEEVEKLADVCANQNVHYERLTTFDIEDPSDTGESGEEKAGFLDKLDRLAFDVARYGLERGSLSTSEVQRHFAVGFSRAGKIVDQLERLNICGKKNGSKPREMLVADEQALFERWPK; encoded by the coding sequence ATGGCTAAGAAAACAAAGAAAAAGGGAACTGAATTCGATACAAAAAAAATTGGGCGCGTCTTGGGCTGCTTTGCGCTCGGGTTTGGCGTGCTTTTGCTGATTGCACTCATTTCATTTATCGGCAGTGAAAAAAATTGGCTCGGACCGATTTTTGGTAAAATGATTCCGGAAACTTTCGTTTACATTTTCGGAAATCTCTCGGCGACGATTGTTTCGGTCGCTTTGATTTGTTGGGGAATTTGGCTTTTGCTTGCGGGAGAATTTCCGCGTTTTCTGAAAGCGTGCTGTGGATTTTCCGCTCTTTGTATTCTTTGTCCTGCGACATTGGCGCTTGTTTCTGCGGCCGCAGGAAACCTCAATTTGAAGGCGAATACGCTTTATGCGAGCGGCGGACGTTTGGGATATTTTTGGGTGAAAGTTTTAATTCAACCGGTTTTTGGTTCGACGAATTTTCTTTTTCCATTTGTGATTCTTGGAATCATTTTTTTTGCGGTTGCCGTTTCGCTTTTTGGACTGAAACTTTCGCATTTTTCATGCGTGAAAATTCCGTTTACTTTTATCGCGGGCTGGTGGGCGAATCGTCCGAAGAAAGAGTTAGAACCTGAAACAGAAAAGCCCGAAAATCCGAAGCCGAAGAAACCTTCGAAAAAAGATGACTCGGACGCTGTGAAAAAATTGTTAGAAAAAGAACGCGCCGAAGCGATTTCAAAAGATTGGAATAGCGATTATACGATTTATTCGGGACAAGCAAAACCATTCCGCGGAAATGCGGGCGCATTTGATGGAACTCTTCCGGTAGAAAATCAGCCGGTGGTAAAAGAGGCTTCGTCTTTCACGGTGACGTCTACGGAAAAGGCTGCGAAAACGCAAAATATTTCTTCGGATTATCCGAATGTTGCAGAACGTGAAATCGAAGAAAAAGAACGTTATCTCCGAGAAAATGAAAAGAATTTGGGCGCATTAGAAGTGCGCGCTCTCCGCGATGAAATTGCGCATTTGCGGCAAGTGCAGCAGATGAATAATTGGGAAAATAATCGTCAGCAACGGCCGTCGATCAAAGGAATTATCGAACGCGATGACGAAAAAAATTCTCCCGAAAATTCGAATTTTAATTTGGATAATGCGAAAGAAAAATCGAAAAAGGATGAGTCCATTTTCAATTTAGAGGAAGCGTTAAAAAAATCAAAAGAAAATAATTCTTTGAAAACGGAAATCGTTTCGGAAAATGAGCCCGCAGAATTGACAGAATCCAAGGTAAATGTTGAAGAAAAAACAGTCGCGCCCGAAACGCAATACGACGAATATGTGATTCCGAAAGTCGATGAAATTTTGGAAGCACCGCCCGAACAAAAGCCCGATTATACGGCGCAAGAATTGGATGAAATCAGCCATCAATTAGAAGAGCAATTAGAAAATTTCAAAGTGAAAGGAAAAGTGCTCGGCATTTCCACGGGTCCGATGATTACGCGCTTCGAAGTGGAACCGGGTCCGGGCGTAAAAGTGGGCCGTTTTTCTTCGTTGCACGAAGATTTAGCGCTTGCATTAAAAGCAAAATCGATTCGTATTTTGGCGCCGATTCCTGGGAAATCTCTCGTGGGCGTTGAAGTGCCGAATCGAAAATTGCAAACGGTTTTTTGCCGCGATATTTTTGAAAGTCCGCTCTTTAAACCGCAGCCCGATAAACTCATTATTGCTCTAGGAAAAGACATCACCGGAAATCCTTATACGATGGATCTTTGTCGCGCTCCGCACGTGCTTATCGCGGGGCAAACCGGTTCTGGTAAATCTGTTTGCATTAACACGCTGATGGCGAGTTTACTCTTTAGTAAAACGCCCGATGAATTGCGGATGATTCTCGTCGATCCGAAAGTGGTCGAACTGAAACTCTACGAAGATATTCCGCATTTGCTTGCGCCCGTGGTGACGCAGCCCGATGTCGCTGTCAGCGCACTCAAATGGGCGTGCGTTGAAATGGACCGCCGCTACGAAGAACTTGCCAAGTGGAAAGTGCGTAATCTCGTCGGCTACAATCAAAAGCGTCGCGAACAACAAGAAGTCATTCGCAAAATTCAAGAGATGAAAGCGGCGTACGAATCGGCGAAAAAATTAGCGGATAAAGTCGAAGAAGAAAATCGCACGGCGAAAGAAACTGCTTTGGCAAATGGAACTCCCGCTCTTGAATTACAGCCGATTCCGCCGGTGCCTAGCTTAAGCGAAATTCCACCGATGCCCGAAACGATTATGGAAAATTTGCCGTATATCGTTGTCGTCATCGATGAACTTGCGGACTTGATGATGGTCGCTGGCAAAGAAGTGGAAAAGTATATTGCTCGCATTGCGCAAAAAGCGCGCGCTGTGGGAATTCATTTGGTCATTGCAACGCAGCGTCCTTCGGTGAATGTGATTACCGGTTTAATCAAAGCGAATTTACCTGCGCGTATCAGTTTCAAAGTCGCGTCTCAAATTGATTCGCGGACTGTCTTGGATCAAGCGGGCGCCGAGAAACTTTTGGGCCGCGGCGATATGCTTTATCGTTCTGGCGATGATCCGGAACCGACGCGTGTTCACGGCGGATTTTTAACCGATGAAGAAGTGGAAAAATTAGCGGATGTTTGCGCCAATCAAAATGTGCATTACGAACGCTTAACCACTTTTGACATCGAAGATCCTTCGGATACGGGAGAATCGGGCGAAGAAAAAGCAGGCTTCCTCGACAAATTGGATCGTCTTGCTTTCGATGTTGCGCGTTACGGACTTGAACGCGGCTCACTTTCGACTTCCGAAGTGCAGCGGCATTTCGCGGTAGGATTTAGCCGCGCCGGAAAAATCGTCGATCAGTTGGAACGCTTAAATATCTGCGGAAAAAAGAACGGCAGTAAACCGCGTGAAATGCTTGTCGCCGATGAACAAGCGCTTTTTGAACGTTGGCCAAAATAA
- a CDS encoding vitamin B12 dependent-methionine synthase activation domain-containing protein codes for MQTEINIPWAHSPAPKEPGIHVIADQNLEELVPFIDWFYLFYAWRIPGKFPEILEGDSPKAETARKLYADAQKLLAEAIEKKWIQARGIFGVFPVTRSGEGLDLHSEFGTTRFEFLREQEVRDGICKHRSLIDFITPKETDYLGLFAVSAGFNIAEQSAQFKKAGDDYSSILLQSLGGRLTEAFSEKLHQDVMKKYWGYLPEGAKPFGIRPAPGYPTCPDHTEKLAIWKAMHVEEQTGIKLSESYMMIPEYSTCGYYFAHPKSLYFSVGKIADDQIQDYAKRKNWSEEMAKKWLRRE; via the coding sequence ATGCAAACAGAAATCAATATTCCTTGGGCGCATTCGCCGGCTCCGAAAGAGCCGGGCATCCACGTTATCGCCGATCAGAATTTAGAAGAACTCGTTCCGTTCATCGATTGGTTTTATTTGTTTTACGCATGGCGCATTCCGGGAAAATTTCCTGAAATTTTAGAAGGCGATTCGCCGAAAGCAGAAACTGCGCGCAAACTTTATGCGGATGCGCAAAAACTTTTAGCCGAAGCAATTGAAAAAAAGTGGATTCAAGCTCGCGGAATTTTTGGCGTTTTCCCGGTGACGCGTTCGGGCGAAGGCTTAGATTTGCATTCGGAATTTGGAACGACGCGCTTTGAATTTTTGCGGGAACAAGAAGTGCGTGACGGCATTTGCAAGCATCGTTCTCTCATCGATTTTATCACGCCGAAAGAAACGGATTATCTCGGACTTTTTGCGGTGTCTGCGGGATTTAACATCGCAGAACAATCCGCGCAATTTAAAAAAGCGGGCGATGATTATTCGTCCATTCTTTTGCAATCATTAGGCGGACGCTTGACCGAAGCATTCTCCGAAAAATTGCATCAAGATGTGATGAAAAAATATTGGGGCTATCTTCCCGAAGGCGCAAAACCATTTGGCATTCGCCCGGCTCCGGGTTACCCGACTTGTCCGGATCATACCGAAAAACTCGCCATTTGGAAAGCGATGCATGTCGAAGAACAAACGGGCATTAAACTTTCGGAATCGTATATGATGATTCCTGAATATTCTACATGCGGCTATTATTTTGCGCATCCGAAGAGCCTTTATTTTTCCGTTGGAAAAATCGCAGACGACCAAATTCAAGATTACGCTAAGCGAAAAAATTGGTCGGAAGAAATGGCAAAAAAATGGCTGAGAAGGGAATAA
- a CDS encoding nicotinate-nicotinamide nucleotide adenylyltransferase, with the protein MSIKTVAIFGGAFDPVHQDHVRLARLCLDLHLCEEIWFVPSPDRWDKKLFASAEDRLAMLDLVVGDDPRIRISEMELNLGDYRGSYVSMCTFREQFPEVNFRLLVGADSYQGIPHWRDPLHFFGTEFNGPQLLKEFELIVFERRGSPKPDMQEHRAKGYAQMFWVGSEHGFDGKFASSEIRKELFFGRGKKPEGLDEKVFRYIQEHEIYRL; encoded by the coding sequence ATGTCTATTAAAACTGTGGCAATTTTTGGCGGCGCATTTGACCCGGTGCATCAAGACCATGTGCGACTTGCCAGACTTTGTTTGGATTTGCATCTTTGCGAAGAAATTTGGTTTGTGCCGAGTCCCGATCGTTGGGATAAGAAATTATTTGCGTCCGCAGAAGATCGTCTCGCCATGTTGGATTTAGTCGTCGGCGATGATCCGCGCATCCGCATCTCGGAAATGGAATTGAATTTAGGCGATTACCGCGGTTCGTATGTTTCGATGTGCACATTCCGCGAACAATTTCCCGAAGTCAATTTTCGCTTACTTGTCGGCGCGGATAGTTATCAAGGAATTCCGCATTGGCGCGATCCGCTGCATTTTTTTGGCACCGAATTTAACGGTCCGCAACTGCTCAAAGAATTTGAACTGATCGTTTTTGAACGCCGCGGTTCTCCGAAGCCCGATATGCAAGAACATAGAGCAAAAGGTTACGCACAAATGTTTTGGGTCGGAAGCGAACATGGCTTTGACGGAAAATTTGCGAGCAGCGAAATTCGGAAAGAACTTTTCTTCGGCAGAGGAAAAAAGCCCGAAGGCTTAGACGAAAAAGTTTTCCGTTACATTCAAGAACACGAAATTTATCGCTTGTAA
- a CDS encoding pseudouridine synthase: MHEVPQTMFFESVVRNEQRGMTLEDELALRFTYHSKEEWRRKIQSGLVTLNGVLATPEMIVQPKDKVVYRVDNYTEPKVPTHFEILYRDDDFLIVSKPAGIPIHHTGRIFYNTFTGVVRRTLKNEELSPMHRLDRDTGGIMIFAENSDTLKRFEKSLEYILLRKIYLAVVRGKFPDGEIVCEEPLAEDPTSDIRIKMFPRKNGKPCKTVFRKVAESTEKIGEVEAPFSLVEAELFTGRKHQIRAHLSHLGFPIVGDKLYDFDGKYYKKLVQGPLSEEDFRILGAHTQMLFAYKALIRIPGKEPEWFTSEQFTGEMAQVVKALLPASRDA; this comes from the coding sequence ATGCACGAAGTTCCCCAAACGATGTTCTTTGAAAGCGTTGTTCGCAATGAACAGCGCGGCATGACTCTCGAAGATGAATTGGCGCTGCGTTTTACATATCATTCCAAAGAAGAATGGCGAAGAAAAATTCAAAGCGGACTGGTTACATTAAACGGCGTTTTGGCGACTCCCGAAATGATTGTGCAACCGAAGGATAAAGTCGTCTACCGCGTGGACAATTATACAGAACCCAAAGTCCCGACGCATTTCGAAATTCTTTACCGCGACGACGATTTTCTCATCGTTTCAAAACCCGCAGGAATTCCGATCCATCATACGGGGCGCATTTTTTATAATACATTCACCGGCGTCGTGCGCCGCACACTCAAAAACGAAGAACTTTCGCCGATGCATCGCTTAGACCGCGACACCGGCGGCATTATGATTTTTGCGGAAAACAGCGACACATTAAAACGATTTGAAAAATCTCTCGAATATATTTTGCTCCGTAAAATTTATTTGGCGGTTGTCCGCGGAAAATTTCCCGATGGCGAAATCGTCTGCGAAGAGCCACTTGCCGAAGATCCCACAAGCGATATTCGCATCAAAATGTTTCCGAGAAAAAACGGAAAACCGTGCAAAACCGTTTTTCGAAAAGTCGCCGAATCGACGGAAAAAATCGGTGAAGTCGAAGCGCCATTTTCCCTTGTCGAAGCAGAACTTTTTACGGGACGCAAACATCAAATCCGCGCGCATTTATCGCATTTAGGATTTCCAATCGTCGGCGATAAATTATACGATTTCGACGGCAAGTATTATAAGAAGCTCGTGCAAGGTCCATTAAGCGAAGAAGATTTTCGCATTTTGGGCGCGCACACGCAAATGCTTTTTGCTTATAAAGCGTTGATTCGGATTCCGGGAAAAGAACCGGAATGGTTTACGTCGGAACAGTTTACAGGTGAGATGGCGCAAGTGGTGAAGGCGCTTTTGCCCGCTTCACGCGACGCTTGA
- the rpsO gene encoding 30S ribosomal protein S15, producing the protein MATITKEKIKELTSKFGANENDTGNVRVQIAILTERIKNLTEHAKANKNDHHSLRGLSMMVAQRRNLLNYFSNKDINAARQLIKDLGLRG; encoded by the coding sequence ATGGCTACCATTACAAAAGAAAAGATTAAAGAACTCACCTCTAAGTTTGGTGCAAACGAAAACGATACCGGTAACGTCCGCGTTCAGATTGCGATTCTCACCGAAAGAATCAAGAATCTCACGGAACATGCAAAGGCTAACAAGAACGACCACCACTCTCTCCGCGGTCTTTCGATGATGGTTGCTCAACGTCGCAACCTCCTGAACTACTTCAGCAACAAAGACATCAACGCAGCACGTCAGCTTATCAAGGACTTGGGCCTTCGCGGCTAA